Part of the Methanobacterium paludis genome is shown below.
AACCCAGTTACCCATTACAATACCTGCAAGGGTGGCAATAAATGCAAGGATCATCACAACAAAGTGTGGTGCCAGGCGCATGCCCAGCATTCTGAAGGTTATAAATCCGCTGGTTAAACCACTGAAGAGTATTGCCAGTATCATTACTTGATATATGATTTCCATCTTTTTCACCTATTTTTTCTATTTTAAACTATTTTTACTTGTTTCATCTTAAAAGTTTACAACTGCATAGCTGGGGTCGCTTAAGAGAGTGATGTATGTGGCAGCTCCTGCAAGTTTGGCACCTTCCACAAGGTCTGTCTGTTTTATACCTCTGAAATTCGCACTGAGCTCACATACGTACATCTGAGCACCTTTTTGGATGGTTTCTGCCATAACTTGGTCTAACCTATCAAAAGAAGGGTGTTTTACTGTTTTTGCATTACCTCTTCTGGCTATGCTTACCCCATCCATTAAAAGGAAT
Proteins encoded:
- a CDS encoding DUF5400 domain-containing protein: MEIIYQVMILAILFSGLTSGFITFRMLGMRLAPHFVVMILAFIATLAGIVMGNWVVYAAAILQVLAALTGFTQTWTTLKYNFQTSPAYAPHLALMAMLPVLAIASVL